A genomic stretch from Ureibacillus composti includes:
- a CDS encoding ABC transporter ATP-binding protein, giving the protein MNQQPILEVKDLRTSFYTERGKVTALHGINFQLREGEILGIVGESGCGKSVTSQSILRLYDEKYTAEYEGEINFQGENLLKLPMDQMQEIRGNDISMIFQDPLSSLNPVYTIGFQISESLILHQKLSKKEANEKVIELLRLTGISAPEKRVNQYPHELSGGMRQRVMIAMALACKPRVLIADEPTTALDVTIQAQILDLLLQLKDEYNMSVMFITHDLGVVAEICTRVVVMYLGQIVEEADVQSLFSKPLHPYTKGLMKSMPAIDGERSEKLFVIEGAVPSLNNIPKGCRFAPRCPYADEVCMEKPPELTVHNDNQKVRCWHYDKIMREEENQNDNTIKAK; this is encoded by the coding sequence ATGAATCAGCAACCGATTTTAGAGGTGAAGGATTTAAGAACAAGCTTTTACACGGAACGAGGGAAGGTTACGGCGCTACATGGCATTAACTTTCAATTAAGAGAAGGTGAAATCTTGGGGATTGTAGGGGAGTCTGGTTGTGGTAAAAGTGTTACCTCACAATCAATCCTCCGATTATATGATGAAAAATACACAGCCGAGTATGAAGGCGAAATTAATTTCCAGGGAGAAAATTTATTAAAACTTCCAATGGATCAAATGCAAGAAATTCGCGGAAATGATATTTCAATGATTTTCCAAGATCCATTAAGCTCATTAAATCCAGTTTATACAATTGGGTTTCAAATAAGTGAATCTTTAATTCTTCATCAAAAACTATCAAAAAAAGAAGCGAATGAAAAAGTAATCGAATTACTTCGTTTAACCGGGATTTCAGCTCCTGAAAAGAGGGTTAATCAATATCCACATGAATTGTCAGGTGGTATGAGACAACGTGTCATGATTGCGATGGCATTGGCATGTAAACCAAGAGTGTTAATTGCCGATGAGCCTACAACAGCTCTAGACGTAACAATCCAAGCTCAAATTTTAGATTTACTTTTACAATTAAAAGATGAGTATAACATGAGTGTAATGTTTATTACCCATGACCTTGGCGTTGTTGCGGAAATTTGTACGCGTGTTGTGGTTATGTACCTTGGTCAAATCGTAGAAGAGGCAGATGTTCAAAGTTTATTCTCTAAACCACTTCATCCGTATACTAAAGGGTTAATGAAATCCATGCCTGCAATCGACGGGGAGCGTTCAGAGAAATTATTTGTAATTGAAGGAGCTGTTCCTTCATTAAATAACATACCTAAGGGCTGCCGTTTTGCACCTAGATGTCCATATGCAGATGAAGTATGTATGGAAAAACCACCTGAGCTAACGGTTCATAACGATAACCAAAAAGTTCGCTGCTGGCACTACGACAAAATTATGAGAGAAGAGGAGAATCAAAATGACAACACAATTAAAGCAAAATAA
- a CDS encoding dipeptide ABC transporter ATP-binding protein: protein MTTQLKQNNEPLLEVNGLKKYFPVKNQLGQKSAFVKAVDDVSFKLYEGKTLGLVGESGCGKSTTGRSLLRLIEPTSGSALFDGKDIFKLKGKELREARQDLQMVFQDPFSSLNPRKRIGEILEEPLKIHKLGSSAERTEKVMDILHKVGLNVDHYYRYPHEFSGGQRQRIVLARALILNPKIIVCDEPVSALDVSTQAQIVNLLRGLQEELKLTYLFIAHDISVVRHISDQIGVMYLGNIVEYADTDNIFAEPLHPYTQALLSAVPKSSPNAVRERIVLKGEIPSPLNPPSGCVFHPRCPMATELCSKEIPVNKEARPGHFVKCHLY, encoded by the coding sequence ATGACAACACAATTAAAGCAAAATAATGAACCCCTTCTTGAAGTAAATGGCTTAAAAAAATATTTTCCTGTAAAAAATCAATTAGGCCAGAAAAGTGCCTTCGTAAAAGCAGTGGATGATGTTTCTTTCAAATTGTATGAAGGGAAAACATTAGGGTTAGTAGGGGAATCTGGTTGTGGGAAAAGTACTACAGGACGCTCCCTTCTCCGATTAATTGAGCCAACTTCAGGTAGTGCATTATTTGACGGCAAAGATATTTTTAAGTTAAAGGGTAAAGAACTTCGCGAAGCAAGACAAGATTTACAAATGGTTTTCCAAGATCCATTTTCTTCACTGAATCCAAGAAAAAGAATTGGAGAAATTTTAGAAGAACCATTAAAAATCCATAAATTAGGATCTAGTGCAGAACGTACTGAAAAAGTAATGGATATCCTCCATAAAGTTGGACTAAATGTCGATCATTATTATCGCTACCCTCATGAATTTTCAGGTGGTCAAAGACAACGAATCGTGTTGGCGCGTGCCTTAATTTTAAATCCAAAAATCATTGTATGTGATGAACCAGTATCCGCTCTTGACGTTTCAACCCAAGCGCAAATTGTCAATTTATTGCGCGGACTTCAAGAAGAGCTGAAGTTAACATATCTTTTTATTGCTCATGATATCAGTGTTGTTCGCCATATTTCCGATCAAATTGGGGTGATGTACTTAGGTAATATTGTTGAATATGCAGATACAGATAATATTTTTGCAGAGCCTTTACATCCTTACACTCAGGCATTATTATCTGCAGTACCTAAATCTAGCCCGAATGCTGTGCGGGAAAGAATTGTGTTAAAAGGTGAAATACCTTCGCCTTTAAATCCACCATCAGGGTGTGTGTTCCATCCACGATGTCCGATGGCAACAGAACTTTGTAGTAAAGAAATTCCTGTGAATAAAGAAGCACGTCCGGGCCATTTTGTGAAGTGTCATTTATATTAA